ATCCTACTGAGCTAAGGGGGCATATTTTAAATGACGATTTATACCAAACAACGTTTTCATAAATTGTCAAAGATCTTCCTGACAGCGTCTTCAGGCGTCTCAGCCCTTATTACACCGTCAATATCCCAGGTCTCTATCCCAACAACCGGTTTTTTCAGTTGCAGGGAGAAGGCAATCTCAGAGAGGGTCCCGTATTGACCACCGATAGCAACAAGGGCATCGGCAGTGCGTGCAATGATAACATTTCTGCCGATTCCCAGTCCAGTAGCCACAGGAACGTCAATAAAGGGATTGGCGTGCCCCTTATCATCCTGGGGAAGCACACCGAGGGTGAGGCCACCGGCCTCCTTTGCCCCTTTAGCCGAGGCCTCCATAATTCCACCAAGCCCGCCGCATAACAGGACAGCCCCACGCTCTGCTATCAATCTTCCCACATCCTCCGCCATCAAGAGGAGTCCTCTTTTAACCCGCCGCCCGCCTATTACAGCAATAACTCTCTTCATTGAGAGATTCTATCATTAGTACAATGTTTTTTTCCTCTTTTAGCGCATGGAGCAAAGCGCATGGCGCAGAGCGTTAAAGACAAAGCGTAAGGAGCCCCGTGTCCTCCATCACTCCATCACTCCATCCCCAATTTTGGGTATAATACTTGATAAAACTCACGGATTGTTATATGTTGTTAAAGAGGAGGCGACAATGCAGATTGAAGAGATCACCATGGAGGAGTTTAAAAAGGGGCTGAAGAAGACAAAGACCCTGATAATCCCCTTTGGGACTGTTGAAGAGCATGGCAGACACCTTCCGCTCAGCACAGACACTATTATAGCGGTTGAAGTACTCAGGCTGGTGGAGGATAAGAGAAAGGTCTTTATTGCACCGCCGCTACATTATGGTGTCTGCACCACAACAAGGCTCCATCCAGGCACCATCTCCATCACCCCGGAGACACTGAGGAGGATAACCCTTGATATGGTGAGGGACTCATTCCAAAAGGGCATTAAAAATTTCATACTTATATCAGGTCACGGCGGCGGACTCCATATGAATGCCCTCAAGGAGGTAGCCGAGATACTGGTTGAAGAGATCAAGGGGATCAGGATTGCCGTTGTCTCCCCGTACGAATTATTATGGAAAGAGCTCTCCGGGATAGCAGAGACCGAAAACGATTCTCATGCAGGAGAGATAGAGACCTCCGTGATGCTCGCTCTCAGGCCTGAACTCGTGAAGGGTACTTCTAAAGAGGAATACCCCTCATTCCCCAAACCTCTGGTGGTAAAGGACAAGCTCAAATACT
This sequence is a window from Nitrospirota bacterium. Protein-coding genes within it:
- a CDS encoding TIGR00725 family protein — translated: MKRVIAVIGGRRVKRGLLLMAEDVGRLIAERGAVLLCGGLGGIMEASAKGAKEAGGLTLGVLPQDDKGHANPFIDVPVATGLGIGRNVIIARTADALVAIGGQYGTLSEIAFSLQLKKPVVGIETWDIDGVIRAETPEDAVRKIFDNL
- a CDS encoding creatininase family protein; protein product: MQIEEITMEEFKKGLKKTKTLIIPFGTVEEHGRHLPLSTDTIIAVEVLRLVEDKRKVFIAPPLHYGVCTTTRLHPGTISITPETLRRITLDMVRDSFQKGIKNFILISGHGGGLHMNALKEVAEILVEEIKGIRIAVVSPYELLWKELSGIAETENDSHAGEIETSVMLALRPELVKGTSKEEYPSFPKPLVVKDKLKYWPGGVWGNPGKASREKGEQVIALILEKIIDIIDMIEK